In one window of Leptospira sp. GIMC2001 DNA:
- a CDS encoding ABC1 kinase family protein — translation MSGFFSSGLRIIHSGAIFSTKLGGLAFEILSGNPPLRSVALKLREAFEDLGATYIKLGQFIASAPSIFPTEFVDEMQKCLDQVKPVSIHDIRRIIIKELGEDVHSVFHSFNEVPIASASIAQVHGAITKEGLDVVVKIQRPGIEDLLETDMNLILVLTWILEKFAPKFKSSGLTGMVEEFRKSILEETDFIREAANIEEFENYLLKVGENRAVVPRVYHAYSSKRVLTMERFYGSPITDEVGLRSFTKDPKKVLETALEVWFSSLAQSGFFHADVHAGNLLILKDGKIGFIDFGIVGRISPKVWEGLMMFMQGMSFGEANLVADGLILMDSTEAKIDKQKLVKDLNSVFTEMFSIMEKLQSGNVAAIDDHQLNRIMFDIKEITETNGLKIPREFGLLIKQILYFDRYVQSLAPEINIIRDQKKYISK, via the coding sequence ATGTCAGGATTCTTTAGCAGCGGTCTTCGAATCATTCACTCTGGAGCTATCTTTTCCACTAAGTTGGGTGGATTAGCATTTGAAATCTTATCAGGTAATCCTCCCCTCAGATCTGTTGCTTTGAAACTTCGCGAAGCCTTCGAAGATCTAGGAGCAACATATATAAAACTAGGGCAATTCATAGCCTCGGCACCTTCTATTTTTCCAACAGAATTCGTAGATGAGATGCAGAAATGTCTCGATCAAGTAAAACCTGTTTCGATTCACGATATTCGTCGGATCATCATTAAGGAATTAGGTGAAGACGTACATTCTGTATTCCACAGCTTCAATGAAGTTCCCATCGCGTCTGCATCGATTGCCCAAGTGCACGGAGCCATTACCAAAGAAGGATTGGATGTCGTAGTCAAAATCCAAAGACCTGGAATCGAAGACCTTCTCGAAACTGATATGAATCTTATCTTGGTTCTAACTTGGATACTTGAGAAATTTGCTCCTAAATTCAAAAGCTCTGGACTCACAGGAATGGTTGAAGAATTCAGAAAATCAATTTTAGAGGAAACGGATTTTATCCGAGAAGCAGCTAACATAGAAGAGTTCGAAAATTATTTGCTTAAAGTGGGCGAGAACCGAGCTGTTGTTCCAAGAGTTTATCATGCCTATAGCTCGAAAAGAGTTCTAACTATGGAGCGATTCTATGGATCACCGATCACTGATGAAGTCGGGCTCAGATCCTTCACAAAAGATCCAAAAAAAGTTTTAGAAACCGCTCTCGAAGTTTGGTTTTCCTCTCTTGCGCAGTCTGGATTCTTTCATGCAGATGTTCATGCAGGGAATCTTCTCATTCTAAAAGATGGCAAGATTGGTTTTATAGATTTTGGAATTGTGGGACGTATATCACCGAAAGTATGGGAAGGTCTGATGATGTTCATGCAAGGAATGAGTTTTGGAGAAGCCAATCTCGTTGCTGACGGATTGATTCTTATGGACTCGACTGAAGCCAAGATCGACAAACAGAAATTAGTTAAAGATTTAAATTCTGTATTTACAGAAATGTTTTCAATTATGGAAAAGCTTCAATCCGGAAATGTTGCCGCCATCGATGACCATCAGTTGAATAGAATCATGTTTGATATAAAAGAAATTACAGAGACCAATGGATTGAAAATTCCCAGAGAGTTCGGTCTACTCATCAAGCAGATTTTGTATTTTGATCGCTATGTTCAGAGTCTTGCACCAGAGATCAATATCATCCGAGATCAGAAAAAATACATCAGCAAATGA
- a CDS encoding FeoA family protein, producing MSKTNTNITSEKIIKLSDLPIGNMGIILTIDDQEMDKNLLRDCWDQGLLPGSSIAVLEVYESQKKMVIQINSSIILAMPIAISEKINVNHS from the coding sequence TTGTCAAAAACTAATACAAACATAACCTCTGAAAAAATTATAAAGCTTAGTGATCTGCCAATTGGCAATATGGGAATCATCCTAACCATTGACGATCAGGAAATGGACAAGAACCTACTTCGAGACTGTTGGGATCAAGGATTACTTCCTGGTAGTTCGATAGCCGTTCTTGAAGTGTATGAATCACAAAAAAAAATGGTTATACAGATCAATAGTTCAATCATACTTGCTATGCCCATCGCTATATCGGAAAAAATAAATGTCAACCATTCATGA
- the feoB gene encoding ferrous iron transport protein B — protein MSTIHENDFKYLLVGNPNCGKSTLFNRLTGLRQKTGNFHGVTVEKKTGFVDTVYGEKELWDLPGSYSLEGNSEDRKLTSDIILSRKQNDKIIFVMDSVQLERSFQFLISIIDTGAPILVVLTMKDILHRRKINIDIEKLSKITGLEFILINAKTGENCNALKDKINNPDNFKMGNRIWKFPAKEEKIYQKIIQSVNSDSNRLVEFAILQTLKYENNPNQSEYLKRFSNLFNPATKELIVEESKQGIFSEQEELVSKSIYIKKLVTSSVTHLSDQNQLSIDRADKVLLHPYFGVGIFLAIMALVFQFLFTWAEYPMDWIESGIGILQEGSKGLLPQGPLSSLFVDGILGGVGSVLVFIPQISLLFFFIGIMEESGYMARVSFVMDRFMGKFGLSGKSFIPLLSSAACAVPAIMGTRTIENKSDRMTTIMISPLVMCSARYPVYILVVGAVFTSERLFGIFNLQGFVLFLMFFLGLLTSLIFGLIFKRTLFRESASYFLMELPSYKMPSMLSIAQNVLVKIKAFLKNAGQIILYISILLWFISYYPIDDVQIQADSETPISTEIENASGIKTSYAAKIGKVIEPVIEPLGYDWKIGIALITSFAAREVMVSTLAVLYEIEDADEENPNLREAMLNDRNEKGEPLWTPLTGMSILVFFAFASQCMSTLAVVRKETNSYFWPSFQFAYMTILAYVSAFLVYQIGSVLGF, from the coding sequence ATGTCAACCATTCATGAAAATGACTTTAAATACTTACTAGTTGGCAACCCAAATTGTGGCAAATCCACTCTATTCAATCGTCTAACGGGACTTAGGCAAAAGACTGGTAATTTTCACGGTGTAACCGTTGAGAAGAAAACTGGCTTTGTAGACACCGTCTATGGAGAAAAAGAACTCTGGGATCTTCCTGGATCTTATAGCTTAGAAGGCAATAGCGAAGATCGAAAACTCACTTCCGATATCATTCTATCCAGAAAACAAAATGACAAAATCATTTTTGTAATGGATTCCGTTCAATTGGAACGGAGCTTTCAATTCCTGATTTCTATAATAGATACAGGTGCACCAATTCTTGTTGTGCTAACAATGAAAGATATCCTCCACCGAAGAAAAATCAATATCGATATAGAAAAATTATCCAAAATTACAGGCTTAGAATTTATCCTGATCAACGCAAAAACTGGAGAAAATTGTAACGCATTAAAAGATAAAATCAATAATCCGGATAATTTTAAAATGGGAAATAGAATTTGGAAATTTCCTGCGAAAGAAGAGAAAATCTATCAAAAAATTATTCAATCTGTTAACTCCGATTCCAATCGACTTGTAGAGTTTGCTATTTTGCAAACTTTAAAATATGAAAATAATCCAAATCAATCTGAGTATCTAAAGAGATTTTCTAACCTATTCAATCCGGCAACTAAGGAATTGATTGTAGAAGAATCCAAGCAAGGTATTTTTTCTGAGCAAGAAGAACTCGTATCCAAATCCATTTATATCAAGAAATTAGTAACTTCTTCAGTTACCCATCTGTCGGATCAAAATCAATTATCAATTGATCGAGCTGATAAAGTTTTACTTCACCCCTATTTTGGAGTCGGAATATTCCTTGCAATCATGGCTTTGGTTTTCCAATTTCTTTTCACTTGGGCTGAGTATCCGATGGATTGGATAGAATCAGGTATTGGAATCTTGCAAGAAGGAAGTAAGGGCTTACTTCCTCAGGGACCACTTTCTTCATTGTTCGTTGATGGAATATTAGGTGGAGTGGGAAGCGTCCTTGTATTTATACCACAGATAAGTTTATTATTCTTTTTTATAGGAATCATGGAAGAGTCAGGTTATATGGCAAGGGTTTCTTTTGTCATGGATCGCTTTATGGGCAAATTTGGTCTGTCAGGAAAAAGTTTTATTCCACTGCTATCGTCTGCAGCTTGTGCAGTTCCCGCAATTATGGGAACTAGAACTATCGAAAACAAATCTGATCGCATGACAACTATTATGATATCACCTTTGGTTATGTGTTCTGCACGATATCCAGTGTATATTTTGGTTGTCGGGGCAGTCTTTACATCTGAAAGATTGTTTGGCATATTCAATCTTCAAGGATTTGTCCTATTTCTTATGTTCTTCCTTGGCCTACTCACTTCTCTCATATTCGGATTGATTTTCAAGCGCACCTTATTTCGAGAATCAGCATCCTATTTCCTAATGGAATTGCCGAGCTATAAGATGCCTTCGATGCTAAGTATTGCACAAAATGTTTTGGTCAAGATCAAAGCTTTCCTCAAGAATGCAGGACAGATCATTCTTTATATTTCTATTCTACTCTGGTTTATATCTTACTATCCAATTGATGATGTACAAATCCAAGCTGATTCAGAAACGCCTATATCAACTGAGATTGAAAATGCTTCTGGCATCAAAACTTCTTATGCTGCAAAAATTGGTAAAGTGATTGAACCTGTAATTGAACCACTTGGTTATGATTGGAAAATCGGAATCGCATTGATCACATCTTTTGCTGCGAGAGAGGTGATGGTTTCAACACTTGCTGTACTCTACGAGATCGAAGATGCCGACGAAGAAAATCCGAATCTCAGAGAAGCTATGCTAAATGACCGCAACGAAAAAGGGGAACCTCTATGGACACCACTCACTGGAATGAGTATCTTGGTGTTCTTCGCATTTGCGAGCCAATGCATGTCGACTCTTGCTGTTGTGAGAAAAGAAACAAACTCTTATTTCTGGCCCAGTTTCCAATTTGCTTATATGACTATACTTGCTTATGTTTCTGCATTTTTAGTATACCAAATCGGTAGTGTTTTAGGTTTTTAG
- a CDS encoding N-acetylneuraminate synthase family protein: MFQECIELTEDLIISREDPPFLIAEIGLNHNNDLEIGKRTIEAAAKAGAQAVKFQTYNTQNFIDSTQDRAKFLFDIFKKYELNEKFHREFQKTANDNGLIFFSTPLDSESVDLLVNLEVPALKIASGDIVNSELLEKVASSKLPIFLSTGASNLSEVIRALEFLKDRDVESLCLMHCVSLYPAPSESLNLNTLQIYKDLTDGPLGFSDHSAGFLGASIAVSMDATVIEKHFTLDKKADGPDHSISADPKDLKDLSDNIKLAYSMKGKKSKILHPKEAESYFFGRRSLYTDANGIVRAMRPNLHLEDNNIGDSWDYTFIEEDKRKNSKHSGQILPFRRGDFE; the protein is encoded by the coding sequence ATGTTCCAAGAATGTATAGAGCTTACTGAAGATTTAATTATATCTCGTGAAGATCCTCCCTTTCTAATTGCAGAAATTGGGTTAAACCACAATAACGATTTGGAAATTGGCAAACGAACCATTGAAGCTGCCGCAAAAGCTGGAGCACAGGCTGTCAAATTTCAAACCTACAATACTCAGAACTTCATTGATTCAACACAGGATCGTGCAAAATTTCTATTTGATATTTTTAAAAAATACGAATTGAACGAAAAATTCCATCGTGAATTTCAAAAAACGGCAAATGATAATGGACTGATTTTTTTCTCAACTCCTCTGGATTCTGAATCAGTGGATCTGCTTGTGAATTTGGAAGTTCCGGCTCTCAAAATAGCATCCGGTGATATCGTAAACTCAGAACTATTAGAAAAAGTAGCTTCAAGCAAATTACCAATCTTTCTTTCCACAGGTGCATCCAATCTATCTGAAGTAATTCGAGCTTTGGAATTTCTAAAAGATAGAGATGTAGAAAGCCTATGCCTAATGCATTGTGTATCACTCTATCCTGCTCCTTCCGAATCCTTAAATCTCAATACATTACAGATTTATAAAGATCTAACGGATGGACCACTTGGATTTTCTGATCATAGTGCCGGTTTCTTAGGTGCAAGCATTGCAGTTTCGATGGATGCAACTGTGATAGAAAAACATTTCACCTTAGACAAAAAAGCAGATGGCCCTGATCATTCAATATCAGCTGATCCAAAAGACCTCAAGGATCTATCAGACAATATCAAACTTGCCTATAGTATGAAAGGCAAGAAGAGTAAAATCCTTCATCCAAAGGAAGCAGAAAGTTATTTCTTTGGAAGAAGATCTCTCTATACAGACGCCAATGGAATTGTGCGCGCTATGCGCCCGAACCTCCATTTAGAAGATAACAATATTGGAGATTCTTGGGATTATACATTTATTGAAGAAGATAAACGAAAAAATTCAAAACATTCAGGGCAAATTCTTCCGTTTAGAAGAGGAGATTTTGAATAA
- a CDS encoding M23 family metallopeptidase: protein MKKINEKIQNIQGKFFRLEEEILNNRVILVRAIIFFIALTFIILPVSSETKLSTLSDSNSDTKKSIEANTEDDPTSGFFDFGRHTRIPFHYSVSSGSLGNYQVRNLFDSNIKTSWMSDKNSEPEWILVDFSEKRLMDSVEVHFPSWGFFRKIGGYQIQVNVWGKWQTLVENPNPKRYNKHKFPGIDASMIRVFFPDVDDSPVVVSDFKIYLENSLLNGIDPRLGGFLFPVDSGILPNNDYSLPGAPRAYRNGFHKGVDIRTIRSGLFTDEKPLDKNTDILNCADGIVLRADWDYIPMIPADFEKQKLLTSKHPVTFVDRDFGGRQVWIDHGNGILTAYNHLSSIDPNVQVGKAIKKGIRIGKAGNSGLKGEADKTNEGIHLHLEIWVDGEYLGKGLSAKQSRKVMEYLFRD, encoded by the coding sequence TTGAAGAAGATAAACGAAAAAATTCAAAACATTCAGGGCAAATTCTTCCGTTTAGAAGAGGAGATTTTGAATAATCGAGTGATTTTAGTTAGGGCAATTATTTTTTTCATTGCTCTAACGTTTATTATTCTTCCAGTCTCCTCAGAAACTAAGTTGTCCACACTAAGTGATTCAAATTCTGATACCAAAAAATCCATAGAAGCAAACACGGAAGACGATCCAACTTCAGGATTTTTTGATTTCGGTAGACATACAAGAATTCCCTTCCACTATTCCGTCTCATCTGGATCTCTGGGTAACTACCAAGTTCGAAATCTTTTTGATTCCAATATAAAAACTTCTTGGATGTCAGATAAAAATTCCGAACCTGAGTGGATCCTAGTTGATTTTTCCGAGAAAAGGCTAATGGATTCTGTGGAAGTTCATTTTCCAAGTTGGGGATTCTTTCGAAAAATTGGTGGCTACCAGATTCAAGTCAATGTCTGGGGCAAATGGCAAACGCTAGTAGAAAATCCCAATCCCAAAAGATACAATAAGCATAAGTTCCCGGGGATTGATGCTTCGATGATTCGAGTTTTTTTTCCAGATGTTGATGATAGTCCAGTAGTTGTATCCGATTTCAAAATATATTTAGAAAATTCTCTATTGAATGGAATTGATCCAAGATTAGGTGGATTCCTCTTTCCGGTTGACTCAGGGATACTTCCAAACAATGACTATTCTCTTCCAGGCGCACCCCGTGCATATCGCAATGGCTTTCACAAAGGTGTTGATATAAGGACGATCCGATCTGGTTTATTCACTGATGAGAAACCGCTTGATAAGAATACGGATATTTTGAATTGTGCGGATGGCATTGTTTTGCGAGCCGACTGGGATTATATTCCTATGATTCCAGCAGATTTTGAAAAGCAGAAATTACTCACAAGCAAACATCCTGTTACTTTTGTGGATCGGGATTTTGGCGGTAGACAAGTCTGGATCGATCATGGGAATGGAATTCTAACAGCTTACAATCATTTGTCGAGCATTGATCCCAATGTCCAAGTTGGCAAAGCAATAAAAAAAGGAATCCGTATAGGCAAAGCAGGAAATTCAGGACTAAAGGGAGAGGCGGACAAAACGAACGAAGGAATCCACCTCCACCTTGAGATATGGGTGGATGGTGAATATCTCGGTAAAGGACTAAGCGCGAAGCAATCCCGAAAGGTTATGGAATACCTGTTTCGAGATTGA
- a CDS encoding vitamin K epoxide reductase/DsbA family protein, protein MDRNLSKLGFIGLGIAALGVFLSFFLILEYYGTAGEVGQGLCGIVGEPGSCKQVAESKYSALRSLPILGDVPVALLGFAYYGSLAFGFFKLGTAKSTEEVSSVVSLLFPFILLGIGIDIILFLISTLAIGTVCSMCLMTYAVTIALLALILFIKKQIDTSGESNFVISLKKNFMNYAIAFLAFFSLGLVAGKASANDSGKVGSVSESSSYGSKIAKFESGKNLGLVTEGSAMVGDKSAPITIVKFADFNCGHCMHASHILNQMLVEYDGMIKVVYMNFPLDSNCNRLVGRAAPGASSCVAATASLCGEKQGKFREVYNGLYSDTENGVMHTAATVSNVASKSGLDMNKFRSCMSSQSVQQQLQKEIDQAEKVNIQSTPSIFINDKAIEAGTPDVNFLKALLSHLVKKA, encoded by the coding sequence ATGGATAGAAATCTAAGTAAGTTGGGATTTATTGGGTTAGGAATCGCCGCTCTCGGTGTATTTTTATCATTTTTTTTGATTTTGGAATACTATGGAACAGCAGGGGAAGTGGGTCAAGGATTGTGCGGTATTGTAGGTGAGCCAGGCTCCTGCAAGCAAGTGGCAGAGAGTAAATATTCGGCACTTAGAAGTCTTCCGATATTGGGTGATGTTCCTGTAGCTCTTCTAGGTTTTGCATATTATGGAAGTTTGGCGTTTGGTTTTTTCAAGTTAGGAACAGCCAAATCAACAGAGGAAGTGAGTTCCGTTGTTAGTTTACTTTTTCCTTTTATCTTGCTCGGTATTGGAATAGATATTATCCTTTTTCTGATTTCAACTTTAGCGATCGGAACAGTTTGTTCGATGTGTCTTATGACCTATGCTGTAACAATAGCACTTCTTGCCTTGATTCTATTTATAAAAAAACAAATCGATACCTCTGGCGAATCTAATTTTGTTATCTCTTTAAAGAAAAACTTTATGAATTATGCAATTGCTTTTCTGGCTTTTTTCTCATTAGGTCTTGTTGCAGGCAAAGCTTCTGCCAATGATTCAGGTAAAGTTGGTTCTGTTTCGGAATCTAGTTCTTATGGTTCCAAAATTGCCAAGTTTGAATCTGGAAAGAACCTTGGACTCGTGACCGAAGGTTCTGCAATGGTTGGCGATAAGTCTGCTCCTATCACAATCGTTAAATTTGCAGATTTTAATTGTGGTCATTGCATGCATGCTAGTCATATACTCAATCAGATGTTAGTTGAATACGATGGAATGATAAAAGTTGTCTATATGAATTTTCCATTGGATTCTAATTGCAATCGTTTGGTAGGAAGAGCTGCACCCGGTGCATCTTCTTGCGTTGCGGCAACCGCTTCATTGTGTGGTGAGAAACAAGGCAAATTCCGAGAAGTCTACAACGGACTCTATTCAGATACAGAAAATGGTGTGATGCATACGGCTGCGACTGTGAGCAATGTAGCGTCCAAGTCTGGATTGGATATGAACAAGTTTAGATCGTGTATGAGTTCGCAGTCCGTTCAACAACAATTGCAAAAGGAAATCGATCAAGCAGAAAAGGTCAACATCCAGTCAACTCCTTCAATCTTTATTAATGACAAAGCTATTGAAGCTGGAACACCAGATGTAAATTTTCTAAAGGCGTTATTGAGTCATCTGGTAAAAAAGGCATAA
- the hisA gene encoding 1-(5-phosphoribosyl)-5-[(5-phosphoribosylamino)methylideneamino]imidazole-4-carboxamide isomerase gives MIVIPAIDLLENQAVRLYQGDYQKKTIYSDAPWNLVADFTSQGAELIHLVDLDGAKLGKPGNETAIRKIQENSKVKLELGGGIRNLDTLKFYDNLGIDRFILGTSAVIDPKLVDDALVLYGVDRIVVGVDAKDGFVKTQGWEKDVGLRFEDFMERIHIQGVRHVIFTDISLDGTLQGPNFYSYEWILSKYPFQLIASGGVSSIEDLEVLSKIGSGEMYGAITGKAIYEGKIDLRAAVDFCKKT, from the coding sequence ATGATCGTCATTCCTGCAATAGATTTATTGGAGAACCAAGCAGTTCGTCTCTATCAAGGCGATTATCAGAAAAAGACAATTTATTCTGATGCACCTTGGAACCTTGTGGCAGATTTTACCAGCCAAGGCGCAGAACTAATTCATTTGGTGGATTTGGACGGGGCAAAATTAGGAAAGCCTGGCAATGAAACAGCGATTCGAAAAATCCAAGAAAATTCCAAAGTTAAATTAGAGTTAGGTGGTGGAATCAGGAATCTCGACACTCTCAAATTCTATGACAATTTAGGAATCGATAGATTTATACTGGGAACATCTGCGGTCATAGATCCTAAGTTAGTGGATGATGCTCTAGTGCTTTATGGAGTTGACAGAATTGTCGTCGGAGTTGATGCCAAAGATGGCTTTGTGAAAACCCAAGGTTGGGAAAAAGACGTTGGCTTGCGATTCGAAGATTTTATGGAAAGAATTCATATCCAAGGTGTTCGGCATGTTATATTTACAGATATTTCCTTGGATGGAACCTTGCAAGGTCCGAATTTTTATTCCTATGAATGGATACTTTCCAAATATCCTTTTCAATTGATTGCATCTGGTGGTGTATCATCCATTGAAGATCTAGAAGTTTTATCGAAGATCGGCTCAGGTGAAATGTACGGAGCAATCACAGGTAAGGCAATTTACGAAGGTAAAATTGATCTTCGCGCAGCAGTAGACTTTTGTAAGAAAACATAA
- the hisH gene encoding imidazole glycerol phosphate synthase subunit HisH, with protein MIAVLDFGMGNIHSCLKAISLYSKDVIYTRDHDIIKKADKLVLPGDGAFAKAMSNLNDQGLTSIIQEQVAAGKPLLGICIGFQILFQDSDEDMKQPGNLVKGLGLVTGQIRRFREKKNMKVPHMGWNRLRNTNQKTTKLLKNVEDGSFMYFIHSYRPIGAERKEVSAFCNYYGESFPAVVEKGNVYGTQFHPEKSDQLGLKILENFVGL; from the coding sequence GTGATTGCAGTTCTTGATTTTGGAATGGGTAATATCCATTCTTGTCTCAAAGCAATATCTTTATATTCAAAAGATGTAATATATACTCGTGATCATGATATCATAAAGAAAGCAGATAAACTTGTCTTGCCTGGTGATGGTGCATTTGCCAAAGCTATGTCCAATCTAAATGATCAAGGTTTAACAAGTATTATACAGGAACAGGTTGCCGCTGGTAAACCTTTACTCGGAATATGTATTGGTTTTCAGATATTGTTCCAAGATTCTGATGAGGATATGAAGCAACCAGGAAATCTTGTCAAAGGTTTGGGCTTGGTTACAGGGCAGATCAGAAGATTTAGAGAAAAGAAAAATATGAAAGTACCTCATATGGGCTGGAACCGACTTAGAAATACAAATCAGAAAACAACAAAACTTCTTAAGAATGTTGAAGACGGATCCTTTATGTATTTTATCCATTCGTATCGTCCAATAGGCGCAGAGAGAAAAGAAGTCAGTGCTTTTTGTAATTACTATGGAGAATCGTTTCCGGCAGTTGTCGAGAAGGGAAATGTCTATGGAACACAATTTCATCCAGAGAAGTCCGATCAACTTGGATTGAAGATTCTCGAGAATTTCGTGGGGTTATAA
- the hisB gene encoding imidazoleglycerol-phosphate dehydratase HisB, with translation MVESRKTQETDIRLSLNPRGKGIYKFDTEIPFFDHMLSHIAKHGMMDLDVWLRGDLGIDCHHSVEDTAILLGTTLHKQLGDKAGIRRYGHFTIPMDEVLTTVAVDLGGRFYFKYTGPELIGKFGIYDAELSLEFLQKFALNAKMNLHVVVHYGENRHHIHESIFKGLGKALRMALSLDPDAIGEIPSTKGVLE, from the coding sequence ATGGTAGAATCTCGCAAAACACAAGAGACAGATATTCGGCTTTCCCTCAATCCTCGTGGTAAAGGCATATATAAATTTGATACCGAAATTCCATTTTTTGATCATATGCTCTCGCATATTGCGAAGCATGGTATGATGGATCTTGACGTCTGGCTTAGAGGAGATCTTGGTATAGATTGTCACCATAGCGTCGAGGACACTGCAATTTTACTGGGGACAACTCTTCACAAGCAATTGGGTGATAAAGCTGGAATTCGTAGATACGGACATTTTACGATTCCAATGGATGAAGTTTTGACAACAGTTGCAGTTGATTTAGGGGGAAGGTTCTATTTCAAATATACGGGACCAGAATTAATTGGTAAATTTGGAATATATGATGCTGAACTGAGCTTAGAATTTCTGCAAAAATTTGCCCTCAATGCAAAGATGAATCTTCATGTTGTAGTGCATTATGGAGAGAACCGCCATCATATCCACGAATCTATTTTTAAGGGCTTAGGTAAGGCGCTTCGAATGGCATTGAGCTTAGACCCCGATGCAATCGGTGAGATTCCTTCAACCAAAGGCGTTCTTGAGTGA